The stretch of DNA CTTGTTGAACGTCTTGCGGTACTCGTAGGCGAGGTCGGCGACGCGGATGCACGCCTCCGGGTCGTCGCCGTTCACGTGCAGGATCGGCGCCTGGACCATGCGGGCGACGTCGGTGCAGTAGGTCGAGGAGCGCGACGACGACGGGCTCGTCGTGAAGCCGACCTGGTTGTTGACGATCACGTGGATCGTGCCGCCCGTGCGGTAGCCGCGCAGCTGCGAGAGGTTCAGCGTCTCCGCGACGACACCCTGGCCGGCGAACGCGGCGTCGCCGTGCACGAGGACCGGCAGCACCGGGAACTCGGCACCGCGGTTGAGACGGTCCTGCTTCGCGCGGGTGATGCCCTCGAGCACCGGGTCGACGACCTCGAGGTGCGACGGGTTGGCGGCCACCGACACCTTGATCGTGTCGCCGTGCTCGGAGCGGAACTCGCCCTCGACGCCCAGGTGGTACTTGACGTCGCCGGAGCCCTGCACCGTGCGGGGGTCGATGTTGCCCTCGAACTCGCGGAACACCGTGCCGGCGCTCTTGCCGGCGATGTTGACGAGGACGTTGAGACGGCCGCGGTGGGCCATGCCGATGCAGACCTCCTCGAGGCCGTCGGCGGCAGCCTCCTCGCAGATCTCGTCGAGCAGCGGGATGGTGGTCTCCCCGCCCTCGAGGCTGAACCGCTTCTGGCCGACGAACTTCGTCTGCAGGAAGGTCTCGAACGCTTCGGCCTGGTTGAGCTTCAGCAGGATGCGCAGCTGCTCCTCGCGCGGGGGCTTCGTGTGGCCCACCTCGATGCGGTCCTGCAGCCACTGACGCTCGCCCGGGTCCTGGATGTGCATGTACTCCAGGCCGATGGAGCGGCAGTAGGAGTCGCGCAGGACGCCGAGGATCTCGCGCAGCTTCATGAAGCGCTTGCCCGTGCCGCTCGCGAACGAGCCGGTGGCGAACTCGCGGTCGAGGTCCCACAGGGTCAGGCCGTGCGACGCGGTGTCGAGGTCGGGGTGGCTGCGCTGGCGGTACTCGAGCGGGTTCGTGTCGGCCATGAGGTGACCGCGCACGCGGAAGGCGTGGATCAGCTCGAGCACGCGCGCCTGGCGGTGCACCTCGTCGTCGTGGCTGACGGCGATGTCCTGGGCCCAGCGGATCGGCTCGTAGGGGATCCGCAGCGCCTGGAAGATCTCGTCGTAGAAGCCCTCCTCGCCGAGGAGCAGCTGGTGGATCCGACGCAGGAACTCGCCCGACTGCGCACCCTGGATGACGCGGTGGTCGTAGGTCGAGGTCAGCGTCATCATCTTGCTGACAGCGAGGTGGGCGATGGTGTGCTCGGACGCGCCCTGGAACTCCGGCGGGTACTCCATGGAGCCGACGCCGACGATGACGCCCTGACCCTTCATGAGCCGCGGGACGGAGTGGTTGGTGCCGATGCCTCCGGGGTTGGTGAGGCTGGCGGTGGTGCCCTGGAAGTCGGAGACCTCGAGCTTGCCGTCGCGGGCCTTCTTGACCATCGCCTCGTACGCCTGCCAGAACTGCGCGAAGTTCATGGTCTCGGCGGCCTTGATGGACGGCACGAGGAGCTGGCGCTCGCCCTTGGCGTTCTTCGTATCGATCGCGAGGCCGAAGTTGACGTGCTCAGGCTTCAGCTGGACCGGCTTGCCCTTCTCGTCGGTGTCGTAGCCGGTGTTCATCTCCGGCATGGCCGTGAGGGCCTTGACGACGGCGTAGCCGATGAGGTGGGTGAACGACACCTTGCCGCCGCGGGCGCGGGCGAGGTGGTTGTTGATGACGATGCGGTTGTCGAAGAGCAGCTTGACCGGCACCGAGCGCACGCTCGTGGCGGTGGGGACCTCGAGGCTGGCGTCCATGTTGGCCGCGGTGCGCGCCGGCGCGCCCTTGAGCGGCACGCGCTCGACCTCGCCCGGACCCGAGGGCTCGGGCGCGGCCGACGTCGACTTCGGGTCGGTGGAGCGGCCTGCGGGACGTGCAGCCTGCGGCTTCTTCTCCGGCGCCTTGCTCTCCGCAGGCTTCGCGGCGGCGGGCTCGGCCTTCTTCGGCGCGGGTGCTGCAGCGGCAGGCTCGGGCTTCTTCTCCGGGGTCTTCGCGGGGGCGGGCTCGGGCTTCTTCTCGGCGACCGTGGCGGCTGCCGGCCCAGAGCCGTTCGCGGACGTGCCGTTCGCCGAGGTGCCGTTGCGCGCGGCCCCGTTCGAGGAGGGGGCGGTGCCGTTGTCCCGCAGGAGCGCCGCGCCGTCACCCTCCTCGAAGAACGTCACCCAGGTCGGGTCGAGGGAGGCGGGGTCCGCCTTGTACTGGTCGTACATCTCCTCGACGAGCCACTGGTTCGTCCCGAAGTCGGGGGTTGACGGGTCATGTGAGGACTCGGCCACGGCCTCGATCGCCTCTTCCGGTTGGTTCCCTGCGCACTTGGACACGGTGCGACTCAAGACTAGCGCGCTGGCCCGGACGCTCGACGTCCGGTTCGCCCTGCCTGGAGCCGTGTCTCCCACCGTCCCACGGGGTGATCCTCGTCGCACCGCGATCGCGTCGATCGGGGCGGCGGAACAGGGTCGGTGCGCGGGGGTGCGGCTGCCTCAGGCCACGCTGACGACGACGTCGGACAAGCCGTGGAACGTGGCGAGCGCCGCAGCCTCGTGGTGGAGCGAGGACCGGTGAGCGCGCGAGAGGGTGGCGCCGGTGTGCACGACGACCGTGAGCGTGCCGGCGCGCACCGAGCGGTTCCAGTGGCCCGCGAGTCGACCGTCGAGCACGAGGAGCCCCGCGCCGGACATCGTCGCGATGTACCCCGCGCCGACCTCCGTGCGCAGGTCGGCGTCGCGCACGCAGGAGACGAGCTCGTCGAACTGGGAGAGCAGCAGCGCCGCGGGCACGTCGGCCCGGTGGTCGTCCAGCTCGTCCTGCGGGTGCGGCGACCAGAGCCGCCGGCCCTCGAGCTCGACCTCGTGCAGCCCGGCGTCGGCGACCGCTCGACGCGCCTGGGTGAGGGTGAGGCTCGACCACCACGCGAGGTCGGCCGGGGTGAAGGGGCCGTGCCCGCGGGCGTAGGTGGCGGCGAGCCACGCCCGTTCGGCGTCGACCCCCGCCGTGCTGGGCGCGAGGTCGAGCGGTCGGTAGCGGTGCGGGCCGCCCGGGTCGCGCCGTCCGGCCACCTCGCCGCGGAGCTCGGCGGCCATGACGACGTGCGCCAGGAGGTCGCCACCGAACGGCGTCCCCGCGTCGTCCAGGCGAGCGGCGACGTCGTCGCGGGTGCACCCCGGGGCATCGCGGACCGCGTCCACGACCACCTCGCTGGCCGCGGCCAGGGCCGACTCCTCGAGGCCCTGGCGCCGGACGTGGGGCAGCAGCTGGCCCATGACGCGGTCGCTGGTCGCGGCGACCACACGAGGGAGGTCGTCGACGTGCACGTGGTGCCAGGTGGTGCGCAGGACGTGCGTCCGGACGACCCCGCCGGCGTCGAGCTGGTCGAGGACGTCGGCGAGCGGAGGGGTGCCGCAGCGGCGGGCGATGCTCCAGGGCGCCGTGGTGTGCTCCTGCGACTGCACCGCCCCGAGGTGGCGCACCACCGCGGTGGCGTCGGCGAGTGGAGTGCCTGCGAGACGCTGGGACCACAGCCGGTACGGCGCGAGTGACTGGTGCACCCGATGATGCTCCCACCCGGCACGGACAGGACGGCTCCTCCGCGCGGGTGCCTCGCCGGCGACCGCCGTCTCAGGAACCGAGCGCGTCCTGCAGCGCCTGCCCGACCTTGCCCGCGGCCTTGACGTTCTTGCGGCCGTCGAGGAGGGCCTTGGGCTTGTCGTCGAAGCCTCCCGCGGTGATCTCGACCGACGCCCCGTCGTCCGTGGGCGTCACCGTCGCGACGTACTCGTGGCCCCACGAGAACGCCGTCTTGCCGCTGGTGAAGCCCACGGTGCGCGATGCGTCGTCGCGGGCGACCTCGGTGTAGGGCGGCGCGGACGCGAGCTCCGTGAGGGCGGCGAACGTCCGCTCGGCGTCGTGGGTGGTCGTGACGGTGGTGCTGCGCGGTGCGTGCACGGGATCCCCTCCTGGTCGGTGACGGGGCCGCGCCCCGCCCGCCACCGACGCTAGGGCGAGCCACCCGTCCGACGCCAGCGACCCGCCCGCTGCGTGACAGCATCGACGCATGCGCACCCCGATCCCGGACTACCTCACCCAGGTGCTCGACGAGTGCGGTGGCGACGACGGCGAGGTCGCCGACTACATCGCCGAGCTCGCGCAGGCCGACCCCGACCGGCTGGCGATCGCCGTGGCCACGCTCGACGGCGTGGTGGCCACGGCCGGCGACGCCGACGTCGCGTTCTCCATCCAGTCGATCTCCAAGCCGTTCACGTACGCGCTGGCCATCGCCGACCAGGGTCTGGACGCCGTCGTCGAGAAGATCGACGTCGAGCCGTCGGGCGACGCGTTCAACGAGATCTCCCTCGAGCGTGGCTCGGGGCGTCCCCGCAACCCGATGATCAACGCGGGGGCGATCGCGGCCCACGCCCTGGTCGCAGGACCCGGCTCCGACGAACGCTTCGAGCGGGTGCGCTCCTTCTACTCCCGGCTCGCCGGGCGCGAGCTCGACGTCGACGAGGCGGTCTTCGAGTCCGAGCTGGGCACCGCCGACCGCAACATGGCGATCGCCTACATGCTGCGCACCGTCGGCATCCTCGAGGGAGCCCCGCCGGACGTCGTGCGCGGCTACACGCGCCAGTGCGCCGTGTCGGTCACCGTCCGCGACCTCGCACGCATGGCCGCGGTGCTCGCGGGGCAGGGCCGCGCGCCCGACGGGGAGCAGCTGCTCGAGCCGCAGGTGGCACGGCAGGTGCTGAGCGTCATGGCCACCTGCGGCATGTACGACGCCGCGGGCGACTGGCTCACGACGGTCGGCATCCCGGCCAAGAGCGGCGTGGCCGGCGGGCTGATCGGCGTCCTGCCGGGCCAGGTCGGCATCGCCGTCTTCTCCCCACGGCTCGACCGGCACGGCAACAGCGCGCGGGGCGTGCGCGTGTTCGAGCGGCTGTCGCGCGACATGGGCCTGCACCTCATGGAGGTCTCCGACGTGGCGCGCTCGGTGGTGCGGCGGGTCGAGCGCGGTGGCTCGCGCGTGGCGGTGCACGAGGTCGCCGGCGACCTGCGCTTCGTCGAGGCCGAGCGCGTGCTGCGCAGCCTGGAGGAGGAGCCGGAGGGCGAGGCGCCCGTCGTGCTCGACCTCGAGCGGGTGCACCGGGTCAACGACGTCGCGCGTCGGATGCTGCTGGAGGGGGTGCGCCGGCTGCACCTCGACGGGCACGACGTGCGGCTCGTCGACCCGTCCGCGGTGCTCGGCGGCGGGGACGGGCAGGGGCCCGACGCGGGCGGCGGCTACGTCCCCGAGGTGTTCGAGGACGCAGCCGCCGCCGTGGGGGAGTGAGCCGGCTCAGCTCTCCAGGGTCGCGTCGAGGGTGATCTGGTCGACCGAGGCGAGCGCCTTGCTGAGCGGGCAGCCGGTCTTCGCCTCCTCCGCGGCCTGCTGGAAGGTGGCGTCGTCGACGCCCTCGACCTCGCCCCGCACGGTCAGGGCGATGGTGTGGATCTTGAAGCCGCCGTCGGCGTCGTCCTTGCCGAGCGAGACGTCGGCCTTCGTCTCGATGGAGCGGACCGTGCCGCCGTTCTTCTCGAGGACGGCGGTCAGCTGCATCGTGTAGCAGGCCGAGTGCGCCGCGCCCAGCAGCTCCTCGGGGTTGGTGACGCCGCCCCCGTCGTCGGAGGAACGCTTCGGGAAGGACATCTCGAAGGTGCCGAGGCCCGAGCTGGTCAGCTCGACCTGTCCGGTGCCGTCCTCGAAGCCGCCGTCCCAGGCGGTGCGAGCAGTGCGAGTAGGCATGGTGTCTCCTGCCGGTGGGTGGGATGTGTACCTCCGACGCTACGAGCGTGGGAAGGTCCCGCAACCTGATGCGTGCGGCGGGGCCCGGCTCAGTCGAGCGTGAGGTCCTTGAACCAGGAGTCGGTCACGTAGTCGGTCTCCCAGCCCATCGAGAGGTAGAGCTGGTCGGCCGAGGTGGGGGAGTCGGCGTCGACCTCCAGGCCGACGCGGTTGCGGCCACGTCGGGCGGCGTCGCTGATGACCGCGGCGAGCAGCGACTTCGCGACACCGCGTCCGCGGGCGTGCCGGTTGACGCCGATGTACTCGACGTAGGTGCCCTCCGGGCCGCCGTGCTTGCCGGGCAGCACGGAGCACACGACGGTGCCGGCCGGCACCTGCTCGCCGTCCTCGTCCGTGACGTAGGCCAGCCACCACTGGTCCCACCGGTGCCCAGGCTCCTCGCGCATCCGCTGCACGAACTCGGGGAAGGACTCGCGGTAGTTGTTGAAGTGGTCCTCGAAGGACGTCTCGAGCATGTGGTGCACCGTCTGCAGGTCCGACGCGACGGGGAACCCGTTCTCGTGCTTCTCGACGGTGCGCACGAGCACGCCCTCGCGGGGCTCGAGGTCGGCGTCGCCGTCGCGCACGGGCCGCTCCATGTGCAGCCACGTGCGCCGCTTGGCGTAGCCGGCCTGCTCGAGCCAGCCGGCCTGGCGGGTGTCGTCGGCGAACGGGCTCTCGTCGAGGCGGGTGGCGTCGATGCCGCGGATGCGCGCCATGAGGATCGCCACCTCCTCCGCCCACGCGTAGAGCACACCGGCGATCTCGTCGACCTCGGCGACGTCGCGGTCGAAGTACCCCCACACGAGGGCGCGTCCCGCGGCGCGGTCGTGGACGGTGATCCAGGCGATGGGCACGTCGTCGTCGCCGACGGCCACGAGCTGGCGGCGCGTCCACGACGCCTGCCCCGCGACCTCGTTCTCGATGCCGGCCGGGTCGACGTGCGCCTCGCCCGTGCCCTGCAGCTCGTCGAGGTGGCGCAGGCGCACGAGGGCGTCGACGTCGCCGTAGGTGGGGACGCGCGCGGTCCAGGGGCCGGGCAGGTCGGGGACGTCGATCTCGGTCGGGGCGGTCTCGTCTGCTGGGCTCATCGGGTCATGAGTCTCCCACCTCCGCCGTCTCGCGCGCGTCGGCCCTGGGGGAGGTGGGGGGTCTGGGGTTGCTGGCGGGGGCTGCGGGGGTCTCGTCGCGCTGGTGCGGTGCCTGCGGGGTTCTCGCCTTGCTGGTGCGTCGCCGCAGGGGGCTTGCGGTTGCTGGTGCGCTGCCTGCGGTGGTCGTGACCTTGGCGGTGCGCTGCCTCGGCTGGCGCTGGGTGTGGCCTCCGAGAGGGCCTCGACCGGCAGCGGGCCTGGGCCGGCCTCGGGTCTCGGGGTCTGGCTTGGGCCTGTGGGTGACGCACGATTCTTCGTTTCTGCGTTCTTGACCCACCGTTCTGCGTTCGCGCGTCCTATCGGTGGATCTGCAACCGCAGGAGCCGCTCTGCGGTTGAAGATCCACCGATACCGGGCTGCCGGCGCAGACGTCTCTGCGTTCGCGACGGGATCCCGTGACGAACGCAGAATCCTTGGACCCCGACGCGCGAACGCAGAATCTTGGGTCAACCCCGTGCCCAACCCACAGCCCGAGACTCCAGACCAGCGCGGATGCCAGCCGCCCGGTCGAGGCCCTTTCGGAGAACACCCCCAGCGAGGGCCGAGGCGGCGCACCAGCAAGCCCAGACCCCCTGCGGCAGCGCTTCAGCAGGTCGAGACCCCCTGCGGCAGCGCACGACCAAGGTCACGACCACCGCAGGCAGTGCTCCAGCAACCACACCCCGACCCAGCCCACGCACGAAGAGGCGCGACCGCCAGGACGACCCCGCTCAGCGCCAGCCCAGCTCCGGCGCGACGTGCTTCAGGATGCTCTCGACGACGTGGGCGTTGTACTCGACACCGAGCTGGTTGGGGACGGTGAGGAGGAGGGTGTCGGCGGCGGCGACGGCGGTGTCCTCGCGCAGCTGCTCGACGAGCTGGTCGGGCTCGGCGGCGTAGGTGCGGCCGAAGCGGGCGCGGCCGCCCTCGAGGAAGCCGACCTGGTCGTCGCCGCCCGAGCCGCCGAAGTACGCGCGGTCGCGGTCGTCGACGAGGGCGAAGATGCTGCGGCTCACCGACACGCGCGGCTCGCGCTCGTGGCCGGCGGCCTTCCACGCGTCGCGGAAGCGCTGGATCTGCTCGGCCTGGAGCTCGTGGAACGGGACGCCCGTGTCCTCGGTGAGCAGGGTGGAGCTCATGAGGTTCATGCCCTGCTCCGCGGTCCACTCGGCGGTCGCGCGGGTGCCGGCACCCCACCAGATGCGGTCACGCAGGCCGGGGGAGTGCGGCTCGAGGCGCAGCCTGCCCGGCGGGTTCGGGAACATCGGTCGCGGGTTCGGCTCGGCGAACCCCTGACCCTTCAGCACCTCGAGCAGGACCTGGGTGTGCTGGCGGGCGAGGTCGGCGTCGCTCTGGCCCTCGCTCGGGGCGTACCCGAAGTAGCGGTAGCCGTCGATCACCTGCTCCGGTGATCCACGGCTGATGCCGAGCTGGAGGCGTCCGTCGCTGATGAGGTCGGCGGCCCCGGCGTCCTCGGCCATGTACAGGGGGTTCTCGTACCTCATGTCGATGACGCCCGTGCCGATCTCGATGCGGCTTGTCCGCGCGCCGACCGCGGCCAGCAGCGGGAACGGCGACGCGAGCTGCTGCGCGAAGTGGTGCACGCGGTAGTACGCGCCGTCGCCGCCGAGGTCCTCCACCGCCTCGGCGAGCTCGATCGACTGGTGCAGCACGTCGGAGGCGCTGCGGGTCGCCGAGTGCGGCGAGTCCGACCAGTGCCCGAACGACAGGAACCCGATGTTCTTCATGCCTGCGTCAAGGCGACGCGAGCGTGGCGCATTCCCGTCCTCAGGGTGTTCGTGGTCCCATGACCCCGTGACCCCCGACGGCGACGTTCCTCGACCGCCCAGCCCGACCACGATCCTGCACCTCGTCCCGGCGCCCGACTGGGCCGCCGACCCCGACCGTCCGTACGCGCCCGCGTCGCTCGCGACGGAGGGTTTCGTGCACTGCTCGCCCGACGAGGCGACGACGCTCGCGGTGGCCACGGCGTTCTACGCCGACGCACCGCGACCGCTGCTGGTCCTGCGCCTCGACGTCACGCGGCTGCAGGCGGAGGTGGTGCACGAGGCGGCGTCGCCGGTCCCGCCGCCCGGGGTCAGCGACGACGTCCTCTTCCCGCACGTCTTCGGTCCGCTCGACCGTGACGCCGTCACGTCGGTCGGCGAGGTGGGGTGGGAGGGTCGCGTCGCGGTGCGGATCTGGGAGGAAGACCCTAGGATCACCTCCGAGACGACGGTTCGGGGTTCCGAGAGGCAAGGCGCGTGAGCAGGCTCAGGACGGACGCACGCACGGCAGCGACGGCCATGGTCGACCTGGTGCGTCGCGAGCTCGGTCTCAACGTCGCCTTCATCAGCGAGATCGAGGGCGACCGTCGCTCGTTCCGTGCGCTCGTCTCCGACGTCGACCTGCCGATCCAGGTGGGCTTCAGCGAGCCGTACGAGGGCACCTACTGCCAGATGATCACGAGCGGCCAGCTGGGCGAGGTCGTCCCCGACACGGCCAGCGAGCCGCTCACGGTCGACGCGTTCCACACGTCCTACCTCGGCATCGGTGCCTACGTCGGCGTCCCGATGACGCGCAGCAGCGGAGAGCTCTTCGGCACGCTGTGCGCCTTCTCGCGCGATCCGCACCCGGACCTGTCGCCGGCCGAGGCGGAGGTGCTGCGGGCGACGGCGGTGCTCATCATGCGTCTCATCGAGATGGAGGAGCAGGTCGATGGTCGGCTCACCGACCTGGCCGACCTCGCGGAGACCATCGACGGCGCCCTGGAGGACGCGACGATCGAGCTCCTGCCCGTCTCGGAGGTCGGGACCGGTGCGGTCGTCGGCCACGAGGCGGTGGCCCGCTTCGCGGACGGCCGCCCGTTCCGTCGGCGGCTGGGCGAGGCGCGTGAGGTGGGCCGTGGTGTCGAGCTCGAGCTGTCGGTGCTGTCACGCACGCTGAAGGCCGTCGAGGAGACGTCGGTGCCCGTCGTGAGCGTCAGTCTGTCGGCGGAGGCGCTGCGCGACCCTGCCTTCCAGGCGCTGATCGCCTCGATGCCGCCGTCGCGCCTGATGCTGCGCTTCGACGTCGACGAGACGATCGAGGACTACGAGGAGCTCACGGCGCTGCTGCAGCCGCTGCGGCGGCTGGGCGCGCGCGTCGCGGTCGACCGCGTGGGCGACGGTGCGGCCGAGCTGCGCCACATCCTGCTGCTCTCGCCCGACGTGCTGCGCATCGACCCCGAGCTGGTGCAGGGCCTGGCCGACGACGTCCGACGGCGGGTGCTCGTGGAGTCGATCGCGACGCTGGCCGCGCAGATCGACGCCGACTGCGTCGCCCTGGGCGTCTCGGACGCCGAGCTGCCGTGGATGGACGAGCTCGGCGTGACGCACGTCGTGCGCGGCACCTGCGACTGACCAGCCGCCCGAGCCGCCGCTCGGCCCGTCGGGTCAGGATCCGGACGAGCGTATCGTTCCTCGTGCTCCCGCACGCGGGAGCAAGGCGCCCCTGCTCTCCTTGTCCGAGAGCAGGGGCGCTGCTGCGCCGTCCGCATCCAGGGGTGGGCGGTCCGGCGCAGGCCTGAGCCTACGACGTCCGGCACCTCCGCGCTGCCTGGACGAGAAGAAATGTGACAGGCGTTTACACGGCCAAGGCCGGTGCGCTGAACGGGCGACACGACCGGGAGAGCAACCAGTGACCCGCCGCCAGGTGGCGACGGGTCCGATGCGCTGCCATGGGTACCCCCGGCAGGATTCGAACCTGCGCTCCCGCCTCCGGAGGGCGGTGCTCTATCCCCTGAGCTACGGGGGCCGGTGCACGGTTCCGCGGGTGCGGTGACCGGTCTGGCCGAGTGCGGTACGACCCTACCTCACGCCCGCTACGGTGGTGCGCGTGCCCACGGTCCTGATCGCTGACGACACCGCGTCGATCCGGTTCCTCATCCGCACGAACCTCGAGCTGGCGGGATTCGACGTGCGGGAGGCCGTCGACGGGCTCGACTGCGTGGAGCGGCTGCGGGCCTCGGCCGACGCGGACGACCTGCCCGACGTCGTCACCGTCGACGTCATGATGCCGCGGCAGGACGGTGTGAGCACCGTGCACACGATCCGCGCCGACGAGCGCCTGCGGCACCTCGGCATCGTCATGGTGAGCACCCAGAACCTGCCGGCCGACATCCAGCGAGGCCTCGACGCGGGCGTCGACGCCTACGTGACGAAGCCGTTCGACCCCGACCACCTGGTGTCGACGGTCAACGACGTCATCCAGCGCCGCTCGCAGGCCTGAGCGACGGTCGCGTCGGGGCTTCCCGCGGGCGGGGAGCGGCGCGCCGCTCGATAGGCTGGTGCGGTGACTCCCGAGCAGCTCAGCGACGTGATCGTGTCCGCCCTCCAGCGGCTCGTCGACGAGGGACGGCTCAGCCTCCCCGACGGCGTGCCCGCCCAGGTGCGCGTGGAGCGACCCAAGGTCAAGGAGCACGGCGACTACGCCACGAACATCGCGCTGCAGCTCGCCAAGAAGGCGGGCCTCAACCCGCGCGACTTCGCCACCGACCTCGCGGCGGTGCTCGCCGAGCACGACGGCGTGAGCGCGGCCGAGGTCGCCGGCCCGGGCTTCCTCAACCTGCGGGTGGCCGCTGACGCGCAGGGCCAGGTGGCCGCGCACGTGCTCGAGGCCGGGGCCGACTACGGCCGCAGCGGCCTCTACGCGGGTCAGAGGGTCAACCTCGAGTTCGTCAGCGCGAACCCGACGGGTCCGATCCACATCGGCGGCGTGCGCTGGGCCGCCGTGGGCGACTCGCTCGGCCGGCTCCTGACGTTCGCCGGGGCCGACGTCACCCGCGAGTACTACTTCAACGACCACGGCGCCCAGATCGACCGCTTCGCGCGGTCGCTGCTCGCGTCGGCGCGCGGCCAGGACGCGCCCGAGGACGGCTACGGCGGCCAGTACATCCACGAGATCGCGGCCGACGTGGTGGCGAAGCACCCCGACGTCGCGTCGCTGCCCGACGCCGAGGCGACCGAGCTGCTCCGCGCCGAGGGCGTGGAGCTGATGTTCGCGGAGATCAAGGCGTCGCTGCACGACTTCGGCGTCGACTTCGACGTGTACTTCCACGAGAACGACCTGCACGCGTCCGGAGCCGTCGACCGGGCGATCGCGCGGCTCGACGAGCTCGGCAAGATGTACGAGAAGGACGGCGCCCGCTGGCTGCGCACCTCCGACTACGGCGACGACAAGGACCGGGTCGTCGTGAAGTCCGACGGTCAGCCTGCGTACATCTCCGGCGACCTCGCCTACTACCTCGACAAGCGCGAGCGGGGCTTCGACCGCTGCCTCATCATGCTCGGCGCAGACCACCACGGGTACGTCTCGCGGATGATGGCGATGTGTGCCGCGTTCGGCGACGAGCCGGGCGTCAACCTCGAGCTGCTGATCGGCCAGATGGTCAACCTCCTGCGCGACGGCCAGCCGCTGCGGATGAGCAAGCGCAACGGCACCGTCATCTCCCTCGAGGACCTCGTGGGCGCCATCGGCGTCGACGCGGCCCGGTACGCCCTGGCGCGGTACTCGACGGACTCGCCGATCGACCTCGACCTCGACCTCTGGGCGAGCACGACGAACGACAACCCCGTCTACTACGTCCAGTACGCGCACGCGCGGCTGTCGAGCATCCTGCGCAACGCCGCCGACCTCGGCGTCGACCACGGCCTCGACCGCTTCGACCCGGGCCTGCTCGAGCACGAGAAGGAGGGTGAGCTGCTGCGCGCCCTCGCGAGCTTCCCCGAGGTGGCGTCACGCGCGGCGGAGCTGCGCGAGCCGCACCGGGTGGCCCGCTACCTGGAGCGCACCGCCGCCGCCTTCCACGCCTTCTACGCCGTCTGCCGCGTGCTCCCGCAGGGCGACGAGGAGGCCACCGACGTCCACCGCGCGCGTCTGGTGCTGGTCGACGCGACCCGGCAGGTCGTCGCCAACGGTCTCGGCCTGCTCGGCGTCTCGGCCCCGGAGCGCATGTGATGCGGGCGCACGAGGCGGGCGCCCTGCACGGGCAGGCCGGCGACCGCGGACCGGCGTGGCTGCGGCGCCCCGACGACGTCGACGCGCTCGTGCCGCAGCTGTGGGCCCGCAACGTCTCCAAGGTCGACGGCGTCGTGACCGTTGCTGGCGAGTCGGTCACCGACCTGGCCGAGGAGTTCGGCACGCCGCTCTACGTGCTCGACGAGGACGACTTTCGCACCCGCGCGCGAGCCTTCCGCGACGCCTTCGAGGGGTGCGAGGTCTACTACGCCGGCAAGTCCTTCCTCTGCGTCGCCACGGCACGCTGGGTCGAGGAGGAGGGGCTGAGCCTCGACGTGTGCACGGGCGGCGAGCTCGCCGTCGCGCTGCGCGCCGGGTTCCCGCCCGAACGGCTCGCGCTGCACGGCAACAACAAGTCGGTGGCCGAGCTGCGGCGCGCGCTCGAGGCCGGCGTCGGACGCATCATCGTCGACTCCCTCGAGGAGATCGACCGGCTCGTCGCCCTCACGGCCGAGACCGGTCGCGAGGCGGCCGTCATGGTCCGCGTGACGGCGGGCGTCGAGGCGCACACCCACGAGTACATCTCCACGTCGCACGAGGACCAGAAGTTCGGCTTCTCCATCGCCGACGGTGCCGCGTTCGACGCCGTGAGCCGCATCGTCGCCGCCCAGCGGCCCGACGGAGGCGGCCTGCGGTTCCTCGGCCTGCACTCGC from Aeromicrobium erythreum encodes:
- the argS gene encoding arginine--tRNA ligase, whose protein sequence is MTPEQLSDVIVSALQRLVDEGRLSLPDGVPAQVRVERPKVKEHGDYATNIALQLAKKAGLNPRDFATDLAAVLAEHDGVSAAEVAGPGFLNLRVAADAQGQVAAHVLEAGADYGRSGLYAGQRVNLEFVSANPTGPIHIGGVRWAAVGDSLGRLLTFAGADVTREYYFNDHGAQIDRFARSLLASARGQDAPEDGYGGQYIHEIAADVVAKHPDVASLPDAEATELLRAEGVELMFAEIKASLHDFGVDFDVYFHENDLHASGAVDRAIARLDELGKMYEKDGARWLRTSDYGDDKDRVVVKSDGQPAYISGDLAYYLDKRERGFDRCLIMLGADHHGYVSRMMAMCAAFGDEPGVNLELLIGQMVNLLRDGQPLRMSKRNGTVISLEDLVGAIGVDAARYALARYSTDSPIDLDLDLWASTTNDNPVYYVQYAHARLSSILRNAADLGVDHGLDRFDPGLLEHEKEGELLRALASFPEVASRAAELREPHRVARYLERTAAAFHAFYAVCRVLPQGDEEATDVHRARLVLVDATRQVVANGLGLLGVSAPERM
- the lysA gene encoding diaminopimelate decarboxylase, which gives rise to MMRAHEAGALHGQAGDRGPAWLRRPDDVDALVPQLWARNVSKVDGVVTVAGESVTDLAEEFGTPLYVLDEDDFRTRARAFRDAFEGCEVYYAGKSFLCVATARWVEEEGLSLDVCTGGELAVALRAGFPPERLALHGNNKSVAELRRALEAGVGRIIVDSLEEIDRLVALTAETGREAAVMVRVTAGVEAHTHEYISTSHEDQKFGFSIADGAAFDAVSRIVAAQRPDGGGLRFLGLHSHIGSQIFVADGFEVAARRVLRLHARIIEELGVVPPEMDLGGGFGIAYTTQDDPRSPAELADSLLGIVHAECRALDVAVPHLSIEPGRAIVGPTTFTLYEVGTVKSVGLDGGASRRYVAVDGGMSDNVRPALYSADYSCTLASRRSEAPAVLSRVVGKHCESGDIVVKDEYLPGDVAAGDLLAVPGTGAYCRSLASTYNHVPRAAVVAVRDGEARLILRRETEDDLFALDVG